In the genome of Microcoleus vaginatus PCC 9802, the window GCACAAACTGCAAACAAGACAAAATTTAATATGGTAGAACTAAACCAATTACTGTTAGAGTTTGAATCCCACCTAAACGGGGACGCAGTGACGGAAGAATGGAAAGAACCTCGCCACTATTGGATGAGGGAGGTGTCAGCAGCTATTGACGAAAAACACCTGGCAAAATTGCTAGTTGAATTAGAATCAAATTTTCAGCGTGAAGCGGTACAAAGTTACTGGAAAATGATCCGGGAAAGTTGGGTAGAAGAATGTCATATAGCATCGACGCTTGAAGAAGTATCAAGTCTCTTGCTGGAACTTGAAAGCAATACAACTTGGGAAGTAATGACGGATGAATGGCAGCAAAATCGTGAGAGTTGGGTGCAACAAATGTACGAGTTTATAGAGTAACTGGTGATTGGTGATTGTGATTGTGATTGGTTGGTGGTTATTGGTTATAATAACCAATAACGCACAAATAACAACCAACAAATGACTAATGACCAATGACTAATGACTAATTATTCATCCTTGACTAAAACCCCATTCAGAAAAATATCTGCGAGGCCTTCGGCCATTTCCTGCATTTGCTGCGGTGAAGCATTCGGCTCCATAATCGTATTTTGACTGAAACCTGCAACTGCAAACATTCCCAAAAATACCTGAGCGACAATCTTCGGATTCATCTTCCGATAAACTCCTTTTTCCATCGCCGTTTCAAAAAAAGCCTCAGCCACATCGCTCATTTTTCCGATGACTTCCAACTGAATTCTGTCGCGCAAATCCGGGTGAAATTGCGCCTCCAAAAAACACACCCGCATCATGTCGCTATTCTCGCGGATATTCAGCATCCGTCGCCGCATCACCTGAGCCACTGCTTTGTAACTGCCCATCTCGCTCAATTCGGTCAGCAAATCCGTCAGCAACTCCACCCATCCTTCCGTCGCCACCTCAATCAAAATCGCTTTTTTATTATCAAAATGC includes:
- a CDS encoding TetR/AcrR family transcriptional regulator; the encoded protein is MRIFNQSPPSETETKKRILQAAQRLFARSGYDGTTTRDLAAASGVAEGTLFRHFDNKKAILIEVATEGWVELLTDLLTELSEMGSYKAVAQVMRRRMLNIRENSDMMRVCFLEAQFHPDLRDRIQLEVIGKMSDVAEAFFETAMEKGVYRKMNPKIVAQVFLGMFAVAGFSQNTIMEPNASPQQMQEMAEGLADIFLNGVLVKDE